Proteins from one Planctomyces sp. SH-PL62 genomic window:
- a CDS encoding class I SAM-dependent methyltransferase, giving the protein MSKLPLPRVVKRPLVVAWNEAHRLGWLARDHASAMAFGRREHCTVCGKTSRMLYRRRVIPPRLVELWGLSERQAEALARKESCDCAGCGAKLRARRMAEVLLDLYPVDGRRVTDLREWSGSHEAGRLRIAEINRIDGIHEVLEDLARFHPSDYIPNAHRGSYVRGLRHEDLDDLTYEDNRFDLVLTSETLEHVPDLARSLAEIRRVLVPGGLHVFTAPVSPHFAKTFPRARLHRDGSIEQLATCIRHPGGDAGYPVFTELGMDFPELLREAGFETEVRFGPVSDDDLGQVYVCRKPTV; this is encoded by the coding sequence ATGAGCAAGCTCCCCCTGCCCCGCGTCGTCAAACGTCCCCTGGTGGTCGCCTGGAACGAGGCCCACCGCCTCGGGTGGCTGGCCCGCGACCACGCATCAGCGATGGCGTTCGGTCGTCGCGAGCATTGTACGGTTTGCGGCAAGACGAGCCGGATGCTCTATCGGCGTCGGGTGATCCCGCCGCGCCTGGTCGAGCTCTGGGGGCTGTCGGAGCGGCAGGCCGAGGCCCTCGCCCGCAAGGAATCCTGCGATTGCGCCGGCTGCGGCGCGAAGCTCCGCGCGCGTCGCATGGCCGAGGTCCTGCTCGACCTCTATCCGGTCGACGGCCGCCGCGTCACGGACCTTCGGGAATGGTCCGGCAGCCACGAGGCGGGCCGCCTTCGGATCGCCGAGATCAATCGGATCGACGGGATCCATGAAGTCCTGGAAGACCTCGCGCGGTTCCATCCCTCCGACTACATCCCGAACGCACATCGCGGTTCCTACGTCCGGGGATTGCGGCACGAGGATCTGGACGACCTGACCTACGAGGACAACCGTTTCGACCTCGTTCTGACGTCCGAGACGCTGGAGCATGTGCCGGATCTGGCGAGGTCGCTGGCCGAGATCCGCCGCGTGCTCGTCCCCGGCGGCCTCCACGTCTTCACGGCTCCGGTCTCGCCGCACTTCGCGAAGACCTTCCCGCGTGCGCGGTTGCACCGCGACGGCTCGATCGAGCAACTCGCCACCTGCATCCGCCATCCCGGAGGCGACGCCGGGTATCCCGTCTTCACCGAGTTGGGGATGGATTTCCCGGAACTTCTTCGCGAGGCCGGCTTCGAGACCGAAGTCCGTTTCGGGCCGGTTTCCGACGACGATCTCGGCCAGGTCTACGTCTGTCGCAAGCCTACGGTTTGA